One genomic region from Pongo abelii isolate AG06213 chromosome 4, NHGRI_mPonAbe1-v2.0_pri, whole genome shotgun sequence encodes:
- the RNF14 gene encoding E3 ubiquitin-protein ligase RNF14 isoform X2, which yields MQFLKEETLAYLNIVSPFELKIGSQKKVQRRTAQASPNTELDFGGAAGSNVDQEEIVDERAVQDVESLSNLIQEILDFDQAQQIKCFNSKLFLCNICFCEKLGSECMYFLECRHVYCKACLKDYFEIQIRDGQVQCLNCPEPKCPSVATPGQVKELVEAELFARYDRLLLQSSLDLMADVVYCPRPCCQLPVMQEPGCTMGICSSCNFAFCTLCRLTYHGVSPCKVTAEKLMDLRNEYLQADEANKRLLDQRYGKRVIQKALEEMESKEWLEKNSKSCPCCGTPIEKLDGCNKMTCTGCMQYFCWICMGSLSRANPYKHFNDPGSPCFNRLFYAVDVDDDIWEDEVED from the exons ATGCAATTTCTTAAGGAAGAGACCCTAGCATACTTGAATATTGTCTCTCCTTTTGAGCTCAAGATTGGTTCTCAGAAAAAAGTGCAGAGAAGGACAGCTCAAGCTTCTCCCAACACAGAGCTAGATTTTGGAGGAGCTGCTGGATCTAATGTAGACCAAGAGGAAATTGTGGATGAGAGAGCTGTGCAGGATGTGGAATCACTGTCAAATCTGATCCAGGAAATCTTGGACTTTGATCAAGCTCAGCAGATAAAATGCTTTAATAGTAAATTGTTCCTGTGCAATATCTGTTTCTGTGAGAAGCTGGGTAGTGAATGCATGTACTTCTTGGAGTGCAGGCATGTGTACTGCAAAGCCTGTCTGAAGGACTACTTTGAAATCCAGATCAGAGATGGCCAGGTTCAATGCCTCAACTGCCCAGAACCAAAGTGCCCTTCGGTGGCCACTCCTGGTCAG GTCAAAGAGTTAGTGGAAGCAGAGTTATTTGCCCGTTATGACCGCCTTCTCCTCCAGTCCTCCTTGGACCTGATGGCAGATGTGGTGTACTGCCCCCGGCCGTGCTGCCAGCTGCCTGTGATGCAGGAGCCTGGCTGCACCATGGGTATCTGCTCTAGCTGCAATTTTGCCTTCTGTACTTTGTGCAGGTTGACCTACCATGGGGTCTCTCCATGTAAGGTGACTGCAG AAAAATTAATGGACTTACGAAATGAATACCTGCAAGCAGATGAGGCTAATAAAAGACTTTTGGATCAAAGGTATGGTAAGAGAGTGATTCAGAAGGCACTGGAAGAGATGGAAAGTAAGGAGTGGCTAGAGAAGAACTCAAAGAGCTGCCCATGTTGTGGAACTCCCATAGAG AAATTAGATGGATGTAACAAGATGACATGTACTGGCTGTATGCAATATTTCTGTTGGATTTGCATGGGTTCTCTCTCTAGGGCAAACCCTTACAAACATTTCAATGATCCTGGTTCACCATGTTTTAACCG